The Helianthus annuus cultivar XRQ/B chromosome 11, HanXRQr2.0-SUNRISE, whole genome shotgun sequence region CACTGTTTCTCTTTTTCAATCTCATCTTTCTCTCTCACTCTACAATGAAGGTGTTGGTAGGTGTTCAGTGGTGGATTGTTTAAGGTTGCGAAGCTTGTGGATCGGAGTTGACAAGAAGTTGAAGTTGCCGGAGTTTATGGAGCTTGCCGAAACTGTTTCGGACTTCTAGTGGTGGACGTCTGTGAATGTTTGTGAGGGTCGTTTGGGTAGGATAAAGCAACTCAACTTAGAAGTATAGAAAACCTTAGAATTTTTGATAATCAATACCCATTTTGTTTTATGCTTTAGAAGATCAATAATGTGCCCTTTGGGTTTAATTGTAGCAAAACTCAGAATTGTCTATTTAAAAATAGGACAAATTGATACTGTAGTGTACACACATGAGAAGAGATGAATGATATCCTAATTACAAAACTCATTTGGATAGATTTAATCATTTTGTCATAATCAGAAATTGCATTTTGGGCAGTGGTGGTCGTTTGtggtttgatgatgatgattgaggGGTGATGATGGTGATGCACGGTTGGGGTGGTGGTTTGGGGAGATGGTGGTGATGGCTGGTGGTTTGGGGAGATGGAGGTTTGAtggagatgatgatggtgatttgGGGAGATGGTGTTGGTGATGGTAATGCACGGTGGTGGTGGGGGTTTGGGGAGGTGGTAGTGGTGGATGGCTGTTAAAGGGTGGAGTGGGTAAGAAGAAGGGTGGGGAtggggtaatatagtcatttcacacatagttaactgagaaatttaacagaggttaggtcagaggaccaaccgagttcatttttgacaacttttgggaccacgtgtgtaattagtaaaccactaggaccaagtatgaaatttttgcaaaccacagggaccaaccaagcatttaactcagaaaaataacaaactaacagataataaatttattaaataatatataatatttgaTAATAAATTGATTATTTACTAGTAGACTATCGaataaattaaatattaaataataaatacaattttgattttgattaatGAACCACAGAAGTAATAGACAACGATTAACACATAGTAATATAATAATAGAATcaaagtaataataatataaataaattagaAAAGAGTGATAGGTTGGTCAACTCAGGTGGGTTTCAGGCACTTCCAACATCCAAGAGAGAAAAATAATCCAAATAATAATTATCTTTTCATTTTAGATAAGGAAGAGTCTTCTTCTTTGTATGTCTGCAAAGAGACCGACTCGAATCAAAGCCACTAAACTCGAATTAGAGAATAACCAAAAACCTGATCCCGGATAACCCAAATCCGACCTAGCTGAACCTTAAATGAGTCGGTTGTTGGATCACTTTTCCCAacaaaacccgaacaacccgatcTGAAAAACCCGAACATTAAGTTTTTGAATATTAACATACCATATTGTTAAATAATGTTTAAAttgtgatgatttttatttaacaacatgatatatatgatatatttgatgatattttgtgaaaaaaaacattattttttttttcatttgacaTTTAAACCTGAAAACCGAACAACCCAACCCGACGTAACCCGAACTTGAATAACCGATACCCAACAACCCAAACTTTAAATGGGTCGGTTATCGTGTCACTTTTCCCTAGCCAAAAACACGAACAACCCGACCCAAAAAACCGGAAACCCGAAAAAATAACCCGAAGAACACCCCTATCTGAAACTATAACGTCGGCTGGAGATCTCTTTTTTCTTCAAAATATTCTATTTTTCTGCTTCATCTctctaatattatattcatgaGCAACCCCTGCCCACGTAGATCCACCCCTCCCCAATGTATAGCTTCCCAATGTACTTTTAGCAAACAcaaatacatataaaaaataaGCCACTTTTTACCTGTAATCAAACTTCAAGTGTTCCATAATATTTGTAGTTTATAGTAATAATCTTCACCAGTTAACGAAACTCAGCCTACTTCAACATAAAACTCTTTGTACGACCTCAAGAACTGCATAATCTACTTGtagtttataataataatattcatTACCAGTTTATCTACCTCAGCCTCGTAATATTTTCATTAATACAACATAAAACTCTTTGTACAACCTCAAGAACCGCATAATCTACTTATGTAACTATTGGTTTGGTTGATCCTTCATAGCATACTCCCATCGCTAAACAGACTTGGATCTGGGCAGCCGGGCGGGTGTAACCCACTTGCAACAACTTTTTATGcctgacatttttttttttgtaagatttttatttatgttaatttTATTTAGTTTCTAAAAAGAAATTTAAGTTCCTCTATATTTTCTAAAGAGATAAAAAAAACTATTAACCACAAAAATTCATTCTCATATTTCTAACAAGTATATATAGTTTCATAATTTGTAACTCTCTTTTTCCTTTCTTACATGTTTGCAGTTAAAGAACTTGGAACACTTGAAGATTCAGCTCGATGACATAAAGTTAGCCACCAATAGCTTTTCAGACACATACAAAAATTCTGATAGCGATGATTACAATGCTAGGTACACAGTAGAACTCAACCATTTTGATAAAGGAATTCCTTCCTTTGTAGAAGAGAAGGGTAAAACTACACAACCCAAGATACACAACACTGTACTTATAAAACGCTTCTTTCCTCGAGATGACGAGGACGAAGAAGAATTATTTTTTACAGAACTTGAAGTGCTTATTACCGTTAAGCATCCCAACATAGTCACTCTAATAGGATTTTGTGTTGAAGGTTTTGAGATGATGCTTATCGTGGAGAAATTTGCTAATGGATTCCTTCAAGATTATTTAGGAAACGTGTGTACCTTGACTTGGGAAACACGTTTAAAAATATGCATTGATGCTGCTCATGCATTGAACTACATACACTCTGGGATGGAAGACAAAAAAAATGATAATACATGGCAATATAGCTAGCTTCAAACTTGGGTTGGACGAGAACTGGCGGACAAAGATTGAGGATTTTGAATGGGCAGTAATCTTGGCCCCCGATAAAAAAGATGAAACTCTGTATAAAAGAACATATTTTGAGTCAGAGTACCACGTGGATCCAGAATATGCGAATACTGGGAAGCTAAAAAGAGAGTCGGACGTGTATAGCTTTGGTGTAGTTTTGCTTGAGATTATATGTGGAAGGCAGGCTCGTGACCAAATTTACCTTAAGGAGAGTGACAAAGGGCTCGTTCATGTGGCTAGAAAAAACTTCCGTAATGGAACAATAGAAGGCATGATAGATCCTACACTAAAGGAAGACACCGATAAAAAGAGTTGTATTCCAAATAGAGGAGCAAACAAGGATTCTTTGCACATATTTCTAAAAGTTGCAAATCAGTGTGTGTCAGAGACTCAAGACCAACGCCCAACAATGAAAGTTGTTCTCAATAAACTTGAGAAAGCATTGGTCTTTCAGGTAAGTTAGGTTTGTTGTTTGTGTGTATATAATCATTGGGTGCATATTATCTTAACACATAAGGAATACATATTACCCATATAGATTGCCAAAAAAAATTGGCTAGATTATTATATAGAAAGGACTTTAAAATATCCATATGAAGACACAATTGAAAGAAAAACCCTTCCATCTAAACACAAAACCTTTCAAAGCTCAAAAGCCGAAATATACAATAATATTATGgtatatgtatatttttttaaacaaaaaaaaaatctacttTTCATGAAACCAAGTCTCCACCGTTTTCATTTGAAGAATGAAAACAAATGAAAACTGGCCGGCGTGATTGGCCCCTTTCTAGAAGCTTACGGGATTCGGATGGGACATCCTTTGAAGCTTATGGGATTTCAATGGATGAATCCCAAGCCCTTGGTCAATTGTGTGCCTGCCCCCTTAGGTTTAAAAATAGTGGGTTTTTGTTACTTGCTCGCAATTTCATTTGGATTGAAAAATGTGTTCATATTCCATGACATTATATACCTTTTTCCAGAAAAAAAACTACTAATCTTCATTTTACACCCATATCCTGGACGAATTCTCGCCACCAATCGTTTTCGTGTATACAAGCTACAAATGAAACGTCCAATTTCTCTGATAGAATCTATATGCATATCATTTTAATCAGACAAGGCATATGATATTGTTTCTATCATCTCTTAATATCCTTGTCCGTACTCATTATTTTTCTACCAAATTTGACGGGTAATTTACTGTTAAATTAATTGCTTTTATGCTTATTGTTTCTACTAATTTGTCAACATCTTATGATCTATTATATATTATCAATTTCTTCGTTGTTTTATAGTTTGTTACTTACTTAATTAGTACATAGTTTTTCATCACCAATTTGTAGTTATTATTTCAAATTTTCAGTTTTGAGCAGTAACTTATTTTTCTCTGATATGATGTCTTAAAGGAGAAGCAAGTACAACAATTGGGTAAGGATCATGTTGTCGACAAACTTGAGAAAGCAACGCATGAAATTCCTGTAAAACACTAAGACCTTCCTATTTTTTTACTTCATTTTTTGTTAGTGAAATGTTTATTCTCTGATATGATGTCTTAAAGGAGGAGCAAGTACAACAATTGGGTAAGGATCAAGTTGTCGACAAACTTGAGAAAGCAAGGCATGAAATTCCTGTAAGACACTAAGAACTTCCTTTTtttacttcattttttttttgttagtgaAATGTTTATAAAAGATGAAATCTATAAATTGAAATACATTAGATAAAATTTGAAATGATAAATTTGGAACAATCACGTTTATCATTTACGAGATAAAAAACAATAGAGATACTCAATTATTATAAACTGGGTTAGAAACTCGTGTATTATAGAGGGTTGAGTTAatgaaatattaaatagttattaataaaccttaaaaataaaataaatagtcGAGAAAATAAGTATCAAGTAAACAAGAGAGACCCTGTGAttgagttaacccagtggactaaaatgataacgtttaaaattatttaaactaaaataacaacgttttaaacctttggactaaactgttaGAATGACACAAACAGAAAGAggaaaatgacatttaactctaatactttaaaagttcaaaatatttCTTCTAATCAACCCCACTAACccttatttaaataaaaaaaaaataaagttatatCCCTGACAAGTCGTCACACCGGAAAGGCGGAAAAGATGATTTGAAAGTGATTGTAACTATTGCTATCACTATTTTGCCAAATACTATTGTTTATTTAATGGttgactttaaaaaaaaaacaatttatgtGACTTTATTTAATTAGCCTGATAACAATTTTCAGAAAGGCAGTGAATATGTGGATTAGGATGGGTGTCTCTTAAATTCTTGAGAGGTAGTTTATAACGTGGCTTTCCCTTATTAGAACAGTGCCAGCAAATTCTTGAGAGGTAGTTTATAACGTGGCTTTCCCTTAGTAGAACAGTGCCAACAACTTGTTTTAAGATATATATGCAAATAAAGAGGaataaactgccattttggtccctgtggtttgggtatttttgtcattttaattcaaatttcaaactttttaaatctgggtgcctgtggtttgcattttgttgccattttggtccaaaagtgaaatttgACCAGAATCCCCAAATTAAAACCCCCTGTTTTGTCCTTACCCTcagggtgttttggtcattttagaattattataactaaatatttattaaacctttttctaTTTATGATTACAcatacccatggcattatagcctagtgttatcttggggtgggataaggcttatgaccattaggtcatgggttcgattcccacaaagggggttttcccagatttattgggtttcctcctgaattggtgtataggcattattgcctaatggagatggatatgatcgggtggttctgctggtggcacaattatactccagtggtccgtcagtgatccaaatttgccgttcaaaaaaaaaaattatgattaAACATAATGTCATCTGtccctctcctctctctctctctctctctctctcccagaCCCAAACCCTTTTACTCTCTCATCTCTTCCACTCTTTCTTTATCCCAAGTCTGCACAAGTCCATCAAATTAAACCGATGGACAACAATAAGCCGATTAACAACAACATCAACCCAGATTCATGTCCACTTTTCTTCTTCTTAATGCCCAGTCAAACAAGAATGCTGCAATGTCTATTACATCAGTTCTGCAACTGATACTCTTCAAGCAAACAAATAACAATGGATAACTCGCAACTTCACTACCACACTTGTTTACAGAGCATCGAAAATGAACCGTAATCAATCCGATTACACCAAAACTCGTCAAAAATCAACCCAAGTCGATTCAGATCTTGAAAATTCTTTCAGATCCATCGGCACGAACTCATATCTGAAACTCAAGGACGAAGGTTGTAGTCGGAGCCTTTACAGCAGGGACGACGGCGGTGGTGGAGTTCGGTGGCGGTGGTGttcgagagagaggagagagagaagagaaagatGATGGGAGTGGGATGGTGGTGTTGGCGGCaatgggatggtggtggtggggatgatgcggtggtgggggtggtggtgtggtggtggtagtTCAGagaagagatagagagagagagagaagagagagaggtaGAGGGTGTTAGAGATAGAGAAAGAGAATGCAGAGGGGTGTTAGAGAGAGAGGCAGATTTTTgggtttaattatttttaatcaaTATTACTCTATAATAAAGCCagaatgactaaaatacccctgagcataaagacaaaatagcaggttcTGTTTTGAAAATCTGACCTGATTTcgtttttggaccaaaatggtaacaaaatgcaaaccacggggacccagatttaaaaagtttgagatttgaactaaaatggcaaaagtgcctaaaccacagggaccaaaatggcagtttactcaataaAGAGATAAGGTCGTTCAACTTAAGTCAAACAAACAAtgtttttatatgtttttcttaGGATTTGTAAAGAAAACATCTTTgctaaataaataaagtaaattacaaaaatcatcctttatgtatgtcacttattacaaactgtgtcctttgtcttcaataattacagaaaacgtactcgattttttgcaaacccttgcaagttatgtcctttagccctaactcagttgaTTTTTGTGGTTAAAATCTGatcaaatggaccccacatgaagATTTTGATTATTTTACTTTCATGTGAGGtctatttggtcagatttaatcACAAAAAATACCCTGATGtgaggtccatttggtcagatttaaccacaaaaattaactgagttagggctaaatgATACGATCACATATAAACATAATCACGAGAAAGATGGATTTGAGAGGGAGAGATACGATCACAGATGTGAGCGGGAGAGATTTGAATGTAGAGCCAAATTATTAacccttatttataggattagaatatatggtttgaatttgaattttgaatgtggagccagaattttaAATCTCAACAGATGTTTATTGAGAACTGATGTTTGATTATAAAAGTTGAGGGCAGATGTTTAAACAAAAGTTATTTGAATGGGCAGGCGTTTCCCCTCAACAGACCTTTGGAATCTGAATGTGGGCCACCTTTGAATTTTAAACTctttatatattaggctttatgatgtaataataatgagataagaaaagccttgttggacaccctctcctgctgacacatcagctttctatgtcacttggatttctccttttatagaaagtatagatagatatgattaaaacacattttacTAGCTTATTTAGTAGTAGGCGGAAAAACTCTATGAAGATCATCACATGACGCTCCATGTGTCCTCAATTTTATTTACTTTTCTATattatagatagatatagatatacaTTTATAGTTTTTATAACAATTTTTTTCCATATAATTGCTTAAAGGAGGAGCAAATACAACGTCCTAGTACCATGGCCGGCCCTAAGGGTGGGTGGGGAGGACCACCGGTTGGGCCCGATATTTCCAAGGACacgttattttaaaaaaaaattgatatgtatatgtaaaaaaaaattaatagggtatacccatacaaacaccaacataggcccacttacaaaactatttttaaggTTTAGATAAATTATTAGCCCATTTTCATTAGGTTTAGACCTCCAAATACCCAATTCCGTTAAGGACTAAGGACGCGTTTTTTCGAGCTTGAACATGGTACATGAATTCTGAGGGCCGCCCCTGCTAATATGACCCAAGTTATTACTAAACCGAGAAAGAATTGGAACTTTGATTAATAAAATTCTAGTAAGACCCTCATTTTTTCCTTTCATTGTTCTATTATATCAATTCAACTTATCTGGTTTAACTCACAACTTGGTTATAAATATatcaaattttgtcctttatctatataccTAATTTTAGGCGGTGttctttatctttaaaattgacgaaTTTTATACTTATCATAATATAAATATTACATGGTATGTCCTTCACCGCTAACAAGGTATTTTTTTTCTCTTAAATCAGGTAACACAAGGGTATATTAGTCTTATTATCCATTAATATAAAAAATctaaatattaaaacaaaattgaatttaaaaataaatttaatattatacatatatgtatacacACATAGTATACACCTACCTTTCTCTCTCACCTTTCTTCTTACTCAACCCCCATCCTACTCCATCATTAGCCACCACTGCCCTCAACACCAACCACCATCGCCACCATCATCCACACCACCCCCACCCGTCACCACCTAGAACCCTAATTCCCAAATTTCCAGATCACCATTACTGCctcttatatatacatatatgcatacACAACCATCCATTACCGCCTCTTCCAAAGTCAGATATGCGGTTAATTTTGGGATTGGCCGTAGATCTAAATCATGTTGGTGTGGGCAGGTGGTGGATTAGAGGTGAGGTTGGTCGCAGATCTAAATCGCGATGGTGTAGGACGGGGGTTTGAATCCTAGGGTGGGATTTGGTTAAAATCTATTGTAACTGATAGAGATTTTGTAAGTATATATCATCTAGGGCAAACAATATAAGGACTTCACATATTTATGTTGCTAAAACAGAAAATATTGACAATGAGTTTGACATGTATAATGTTTGAACCCCAATTTGTAAGATAAAAAACAAAAAGCCTTAGTATTATTTTCACAGAGTAATAGTGCCATCGATTAAGCTTTTGGTAGATGGATTTGCAGAGATGGATATGGTtcatgagagagagagaaagagagttgagagagagagagatagagagaggtGT contains the following coding sequences:
- the LOC118484360 gene encoding calmodulin-binding receptor-like cytoplasmic kinase 2; amino-acid sequence: MIIHGNIASFKLGLDENWRTKIEDFEWAVILAPDKKDETLYKRTYFESEYHVDPEYANTGKLKRESDVYSFGVVLLEIICGRQARDQIYLKESDKGLVHVARKNFRNGTIEGMIDPTLKEDTDKKSCIPNRGANKDSLHIFLKVANQCVSETQDQRPTMKVVLNKLEKALVFQEEQVQQLGKDQVVDKLEKARHEIPVGKNLEHLKIPLTHIQSATHYFSKKYRISNFEDGYTFYRAELEHYDKENPSSKRHNTVVIKRYPLLEMSSMEKQSFS